Proteins co-encoded in one Verrucomicrobiia bacterium genomic window:
- a CDS encoding SRPBCC family protein codes for MPNPTETKKICRLLRQHFVPRPLREVFSFFERPENLALITPASLGFQILTSKPIVMQAGAQIDYRIRLIGLPVRWTSLITEYDPPRHFVDEQVRGPYAYWRHIHRFEEVSGGTRLEDEVLYRVGWGTLGELAQRLYVSRNLEKIFDHRARVIEQYFRGGPRLQAEAQKES; via the coding sequence ATGCCGAACCCCACGGAAACAAAGAAAATCTGCCGGCTTCTCCGGCAGCATTTTGTGCCTCGGCCTCTTCGTGAAGTCTTCTCTTTTTTTGAAAGGCCTGAGAACTTGGCGCTCATCACGCCGGCATCGCTGGGATTTCAAATCCTGACGTCAAAGCCTATCGTCATGCAGGCAGGCGCACAGATTGACTATCGCATCCGCTTGATAGGGCTGCCCGTGCGCTGGACCTCGCTCATCACCGAATACGATCCGCCCCGGCATTTTGTCGACGAACAGGTTCGCGGCCCTTATGCTTACTGGAGGCATATCCACCGCTTCGAGGAAGTTTCGGGAGGCACGCGTCTGGAAGATGAAGTTCTCTATCGCGTGGGATGGGGAACCCTTGGGGAGCTGGCGCAACGGCTGTATGTCAGCCGGAACCTCGAAAAAATCTTTGACCACAGGGCACGGGTTATAGAACAATACTTCCGCGGCGGTCCCCGGCTCCAGGCCGAAGCGCAAAAGGAATCCTGA